A window of Rhipicephalus microplus isolate Deutch F79 chromosome X, USDA_Rmic, whole genome shotgun sequence genomic DNA:
ctttgtcgtcctctgggaacaaatggattatagttgcgacagattatcttactcgttatgctgaaacaaaagcgttaccccggggcacatcctctgaagtcgcgcagttcttcgtgcaccaaattgtcctacggcatggttccccgtcatgcgtgattacggacagagggacgtcatttacagcacgaatgatggaggacatttttaaattgagctgcacaagtcatcgaaaaacgatgacttatcacccgcaatcgaatggactgacagagaggcttaaggggagacgcgggtcgaaaagtcgcgttttttttccaaatttcaccttttctgttttttgttgctttatcatctttatacattatattttgacatctgaaaatatcacagcgaaataagcatcagaagtcagtgaaaaacgcgtctgagtgagcggcagtgacgcgcggcatcacgaaatttacacaaaacgggctgctgttcgcgtgctcgcggggccgcgaagagagctgtccgccatattgcggccgctggctcgtgtagagttgtccttactctccacgatcccggttcttgaagtctcgtacgttcacgaaaaatctaaaaaaaaagcaacaaaaacagtcttttcccgccgtttcaaaccgcgcgccactaacgcagggccgccattggctgacagcacccgtgttttcttgccgtagttcgcttcactgttttccggagttatttttcgctgttttcgtgcgatggcaagcccgaaaaaggccgttgccgaccatcggaaatacagaagtaagaacaagttcagagggaagcggcggaggacgtacaagaaagccaccgccaacgaaaatgtccgcgacgggccagcggccggtaggcctaacatcgaccacggcaacgtcgaccatggcaactgcgacgacgagatcaacgctgcagtgaattttgtgagtgcatcgcagaaaaagatcgcgttattcgaaaacgacgtcaggccgaatgccgatcgtgccgaaagcgtagtgctgtgcgagttgggtgcattgacggccgtcgtcgcaggcgcggcatgccccgtttgtcacgagagtaaactcgcagttcgggcaccgaataaaaagcggaaaggcctttcggcgtttctggagctacactgcgagaatgcggagtgctcggagagcatcctttcgtccgcgtactcgtcgaagcgggtcgcgtcagatggcggccgcggtgcaagcagaagctacgacagcgggagttcgcgtgacgcctttgccgtgaacctgaaagtggtgcttgcagcgcgtgccgtcggtatcgggcatgagcaactttcacgattttgtgcagtagttggattgccaaaccctatgcaccataagaccttccatgctatcggcaaaaagattcacagtgcggcagtgaaggctgtctgtgaaaacatgcaaagggcacgcagcgtcaccaaagaggtggctggtaacagtgacgtgccagtcatgtttgacggcacatggcaaaaaagaggccacaaaagccacaatggtgtgggaactgtagtgtccttggacactggtttgtgcctggactatgaagtgctttccaacttctgcctggcgtgcagtttgcataacgacatgggaggcgatgaagaaacatggcaggcgtttcatcatcccgtttgtgagaagaattgcgactgttcttcgcatgccatggaggccgaagctgcagtgcgcatttggcagaggactgtggactatgagacacccctgcggttcaccatcttcctaagcgatggagacagcaaggcctacaacggcgtctgtgatgccaacgtgtaccctgacactccaattgaaaaagaggagtgcaccaaccacgtggcgaaacgtctgggcaccggcctgcggaagctgccaacgccacttccacgaggggagaagctgaaggagaccaccatccagaagcttcaaacttactttcaggtggccattgtgaacaatcggggaaatgtccacaagatgtacactgccatatgggcctcatgtttgcactcgtgctcaacagacggtgctggaagtcacaagttctgtcctgcaggcccagactcgtggtgcaagcaccgacgtgctgaggcgcagggccagcctgcaccgtgccacacccccctcctgaccaaggcccagggtttggcagtcctcccaatctacaagcgtctcacagatgcgaagctgcttgcccggtgcctccacggcaagacacagaacgcggccgagtccctgaacagcaaaatatggctgctgtgtccaaagacccggtttgcttcccggactgctgtggaaacagccacagccattgcagtcctgtggttcaaccggggccacgcgagctttgaaaaggtgctggaagagcttggggtgcttccttcggaggccctggttaccctcagcgaccgccgagacagcatgcgcatgcacaagatgaatgtgcgtcagaccgctgaggcgagggcacaccgtcgcagtgcagccaagagggcccgggtggaagagtcctgccgcaccagccgggaagggaaaacctacggtgctggagagttttagacaactgatattccctctggacatgtgtgtatgtgttcagcacaagtttcgtgctactgcgtttttcatttttgtaaatacagactttcaaactttcaaacgcgtttttctcatttcgcaattttggccaatttgcattttttgcgggaagtgtttcgggcacttagaatggtcatacgacgacgaaatttggcacacacattgaggagagtgcgtagggtgccgatatctacttgaatcagcacaacctatcagctgtaaatatctattaataaatttaatggtggtcgagtggaaaaaaaagggtagtttgctacacagatgtttttttcatagtttcaaagttggagcacaatttctagctagatatcggcactctatggctaatagggagcaaaaggagccattgaacaactctctgcatgaacatttagtatgcgcgaaagttcccggaaaacttatcaagtttcaccattacttgaaacacaactcccaaactattgcacttatgtaaaaactgattacagatttggaatcaggaggaaaaactgcatcagtggtccaatttctgaagctctaagttgaataacaaaaaaaaagtgctttcgaggagcgtctccccttaacaagaccatagcggacatgctgtcgatgtacgttgacgtacaacacaaaacctgggacgaaattcttccatacatcacgtttgcatacaatacggcaacgcaagaaacaaggCGATTTCCACCTTTCcgactcgtttacggacgcaacgtgcgaaccatgctcgatgctatgcttccgtgtgaccaaagcaacgaaatcgctccagacgctgagcaatacactcaatacgccgaagaagctcgtcagctagctcgcataaacaccagtcaccaacaagatgaagacgcacgacgttacaacccccgccatcgaaacgtcacctaccaccctggggaccgagtgtgggtgtggacacctgtccggcgaccaggcttatccgaaaaactcctaagccgttattttggaccgtacaaggttcttagacgtgtcacagatcttacctacgaggtatttccggatgGCGCgtcgtcttctcgtcgacagcttcggcccgaaaccgtgcatgtcgttaggctgaagccctacttcacacagtagcccttgtggttcacgtgttgcgacaagccgtgacattgtgctgctgctgctgttcgtgttctcctgtgtttgtatgtcttttctttttgcgcttggcgcaagcattggcgaaatttcctcatttgcactgcgagtactggcactctccctctttcaGTTCTCTGTATTTGCGTGTGTatggcttcattttttttctttccgagcatcgagtcgatgctttcaaaggggggactattgccacatgatatgcttggttgagatccaggagtgaaagaagacaacgacgatctgtctgagctgctgcttggctagtggACTCAACCAACccattaaaccaagtttgtcttaagaaacgtgacaatatcaaTTTTTGAAGGCTTTTCATacgagcaatattgaataaaGTTCCCACATTTGGGTTTTTTTCAGGGAACATGGTAAATTCCAAGgatacaaataaaatatgtgccgGTGGCCTGTcaacatgctacaaattaaaaataatttaggcACTGATGTTATAGCAGATGCTGTGAAAAAAATTGTGAGTGTCACTTTGTTTGAATATCCTCTGTATTCAGCATCAGAAACTTGCCTTGGTGGTTGCATtataaatatgcacaaaatttCATTTTAACGTTCTATGTAGAAGCTATTTAGAGGTGAAGTTACTAGAGGGTAGTATTTTTCGAATATGAAAAATATTTGTTTAATTATGTATCTGCGCCAGCCTTTCACCTACGTAACTCAAGTGACATGACACACTtgcaagggcaatcttcagcagATTTCCACTGACCTGGGGTACAGAGAGCAAATTTGGTGCTTTCTGCAGAGCAATTGAAATGGGAAAGGGGTTATCATCTGCATTTCATTGCCAACAGAGGGGTGCTACAAGGACTGGGATCAGTGTGGTGACTTCCAAATGAGCCATGTAGCTTTAGAGACAAAGTCAGAAATCCTACTTTCCTGGGCCGTTCTGCATATGCAGTAGGTGTGTTTTATACGCCTAATAAAAATATCTAGCAATATGCAGTACATGCATCTTGTAGCATGCTAGTAGCATTGATGCAGTACACTGATAAACGCTATCGTAAACCAACCACTTCTTATTTTTCTGGCTTTCAGGAGAGCACCCTGCTCCCTGAGACCCAAAGCCTGTCATATgaatacagaagcgaaaaaaatttCAAATTAAGAACTAGTAGCCAAGGCGATAGTCTCGTTTATGTTGTAAGTTAGGGAGAACTGTGTAGTTTATACTTTTTAACGGCTTGATGGCTCATCTGGGCGTcatcaccagtggcgtagccaggaaggcaggaggagctgcttaactccccccccccccacacacacctcAGAACAGTCTAGGTATTTTGTATCCTAAAGCCGTGGATTGTCCTTCTACTGTGACCGGTTCGTGACCGCCTAGTTTATCGATGACTCAGCAGAAggtgctagtgtgagtgacagacagacggattcaCGGTTACCGATAAAACCTTCTAaggcttcgccccacacatcatcattcacttcgtagatatgctgtgattttcttagttCTGCATGTGCATACCTACATGCACATATGCAAACACACAAGAATGTACATAAAGTATGACCGAAGTCGCCGTCCCCTCACACACCACCCCCAAGCGAAAAATATCTTTTTGCTACGCTGCTGGTCTCCCCACTCTAGCGACATTCATTGTAGTGCACCTCTGGTGGCAATGGAATGCACATGATAGCCCCATTCCAATTTAAATTGCTCTGCATCAAGCTTGCTGTGTGTACCTCAGGTCTGTGGAAGTCTGTTGAAAAATGCCCTTGCGAGTGCTTCATGCCGCTTGAGTAAAGTAGGGGTAAAGCTGGTGGAGATACATAATTTCAAAAAATACCCCTGAGTTTAAAAAAGAACACGCTTTAGTAACTTCACCTATATTGAGGTAGTACATTGAGCTTCAAAATGGAATGTTGTGcatattttttgtccgaccaccaaGGTAAGATTTTTGACGATGAATACAGAGCTTTTCCCCAAAAAAGTGATATTCACAATTTTTTACACTATCTGCTAAACTTCAGTAcgtaaattatttttaatttgtagcatgtcaaaAAGGACACCAAAACATATTTTATTTGTGCCTTTGGCATTTGCCATGTTACCAGAAATAAATCCCAAACCTGGCAAcattattcaatattgctcgtgGGAAAAGCTCTTGCAGAATTGATATACATAAGTAAGTCATTACTTTTAGTTAGATCACTTCATTACTTTGCTGGAAATGCCATTTATTGAGTGCATTCAAAATGACATTTGAAAATATTTGTTGTTTGACTACTCTTAGCTCAGTCGGCGCCATAGTGCAGACTGTCATAACTCGTGAGCAAAATTTTTGGCAATGGAATCAAATGACCAGGACGAGTTTCGAACTTCGAGAAATGTGAAAATTTTTTCCGCTATATTCGTGATGTTCAAAGGAATGCTGGGTGATTTTGCATGGTATAACCCTAATCGTTGAATTGTTTAATACATTGAATAACTCCTTTGCTCCTTTTGCCTCAACTAATATtgttagccaatattttggtgtgtttatgaagttgtttgtgctttcagccatgtcatttgatatggatgtaatatattttattatgtgtgataatttatttttgtgctgcaagccagtgcctctaacaagGCCTGTTAGGAGTTTTGAAATGGATAAATTAATTGTGCTCGCAATGTTTTTTGCTCTGTACTCGCCTGGTCtggttgtgctgacaaaatgtttttcctctttttcagaaaaaaagtatGCACAATACTGTTGCAATAAGAACACAACACAGGTGCTTTGGGTATCTGGAAGTTATGATATTCCTTCTTCATATTTTAAATTTCAGATACAAAGCTGCTGAAATAAAATCTTTTTTGACAATTTTTGTTCACACAACTTGTAGCATGTCTGTGCTGTATTTCATTTTATGATAATGGTAAAATAAAATACGATTTCAGTGAATAGGAAACTGGTCCTTGTTGGTTTTTTAACATTTAGATTCACTTCGTAAATTTTTTAGCATGTGCAGGTgcagtcaaaagttcccaggtgaCGCTGCCACAGGATTAATTggtgtgggaaaaccacgcttcggagtttaaaggcaccaaatgaaggagacgcaaacgccagcatccatgttaaaagagcgtgttctctttcggctggtctcttcctcttcctcctcgttctccgtctcttcgtgcgcgcgctattcgcgcgggaggttcaaacaatttccaacatcctccgcgcccgaaagttcaatcgcccagctccaacgggcataaaagttgtactggcctcgtaacttccgtacctcctgccaagacaatcttgcaggctctaacgtgattatcacttgataagtacacgtcagtaactctaccaactttccaaaaagttatgggcaccttgtcttccttaatgacgactacatcgttaaccttaagctggttgcaaggctgtactcgcctaatgtgtgcactcctcaagcacaagaggtagtctttataccaacgcttccaaaaatcagccactatttgctgcctgtacttccaatgctttaaagtatcggagcgagttcccgacgtttcagcagtattagcactaggcagtgtagtagacttcctaccggttagaaagtgcgaaggtgtaagtacagctggatcggtagc
This region includes:
- the LOC119161920 gene encoding uncharacterized protein LOC119161920; this encodes MASPKKAVADHRKYRSKNKFRGKRRRTYKKATANENVRDGPAAGRPNIDHGNVDHGNCDDEINAAVNFVSASQKKIALFENDVRPNADRAESVVLCELGALTAVVAGAACPVCHESKLAVRAPNKKRKGLSAFLELHCENAECSESILSSAYSSKRVASDGGRGASRSYDSGSSRDAFAVNLKVVLAARAVGIGHEQLSRFCAVVGLPNPMHHKTFHAIGKKIHSAAVKAVCENMQRARSVTKEVAGNSDVPVMFDGTWQKRGHKSHNGVGTVVSLDTGLCLDYEVLSNFCLACSLHNDMGGDEETWQAFHHPVCEKNCDCSSHAMEAEAAVRIWQRTVDYETPLRFTIFLSDGDSKAYNGVCDANVYPDTPIEKEECTNHVAKRLGTGLRKLPTPLPRGEKLKETTIQKLQTYFQVAIVNNRGNVHKMYTAIWASCLHSCSTDGAGSHKFCPAGPDSWCKHRRAEAQGQPAPCHTPLLTKAQGLAVLPIYKRLTDAKLLARCLHGKTQNAAESLNSKIWLLCPKTRFASRTAVETATAIAVLWFNRGHASFEKVLEELGVLPSEALVTLSDRRDSMRMHKMNVRQTAEARAHRRSAAKRARVEESCRTSREGKTYGAGEF